The Pirellulaceae bacterium genome has a segment encoding these proteins:
- the msrB gene encoding peptide-methionine (R)-S-oxide reductase MsrB, which yields MLRKRKSPMCLFGLFACLATVSAVRGESGTVETKEPKKIVKTDAQWRKQLTRMQYKVTRKAGTERAFSGKYWNNKADGSYLCVCCDEPLFASQTKFKSGTGWPSFYAPIEKKQVEERLDRGFFSVRTEVVCRRCDAHLGHVFSDGPRPTGLRYCINSVALKFESNGKESSDKKSSADKK from the coding sequence ATGTTACGAAAACGAAAATCACCAATGTGTCTCTTCGGTTTATTCGCTTGCTTGGCAACAGTGTCCGCGGTTCGAGGCGAATCGGGCACGGTGGAAACCAAGGAACCCAAGAAGATTGTCAAAACAGATGCGCAGTGGCGAAAGCAGCTGACTCGGATGCAGTACAAAGTGACACGAAAGGCGGGAACGGAGCGCGCTTTCAGTGGAAAGTACTGGAACAATAAAGCAGATGGCAGTTACCTGTGTGTGTGTTGTGACGAGCCTTTGTTTGCTTCGCAGACCAAATTCAAATCAGGTACAGGGTGGCCCAGTTTTTACGCTCCGATCGAAAAGAAACAGGTTGAGGAACGGCTTGACCGCGGTTTCTTTTCAGTCCGAACGGAAGTGGTCTGTCGACGATGTGATGCGCATCTTGGTCACGTCTTCTCGGATGGCCCTCGTCCGACAGGACTTCGGTACTGTATAAACTCCGTTGCGTTGAAGTTTGAGTCGAACGGCAAGGAGTCGTCGGATAAGAAGAGCAGTGCTGATAAAAAGTGA
- a CDS encoding cation:proton antiporter — MSEYQVLTVLAAFAFFYSLLASRLEKTPVNGPVIYLFVGLAFGSYGLQLVELNINGEGIRRLAEFTLALVLFSDSANADLAVLKRIERIPTRLLLIGLPLTIVAGFGTGYLIFDELTIFELALLATMLAPTDAALGQAVVTNKAVPDSVRASLNVESGLNDGICVPVLLFFLACASGSVDGAPLSLIIRLTLEAIGIGTVVGVALAMVGSFSLQRAYAANWLSGAWVQIPVVAMAMCCFGLSQWLGGSGFISSFVGGLVFGRLTQKHQVKAEVLNGAEGAGSVMSMLTWFAFGAVVFGQALQQISWQTILYAILSLTIVRILPVLLCLSGVAMRWDTKLFVGWFGPRGLASIVFIVLVIGQELPGATRLTDVVTWTVALSIVAHGLSALPFTKLYVKRLAARNNVL; from the coding sequence ATGTCGGAATACCAAGTCCTTACCGTTCTGGCGGCATTTGCTTTCTTTTATAGCCTGCTTGCATCGCGTTTGGAAAAGACCCCCGTCAATGGCCCGGTGATCTATTTGTTCGTGGGTCTGGCTTTTGGCTCATACGGCCTACAGCTTGTCGAACTAAATATTAATGGAGAAGGAATCCGAAGATTGGCCGAGTTCACTTTGGCACTGGTCCTTTTTTCGGATTCGGCCAATGCGGATTTAGCCGTCCTAAAACGGATTGAGAGAATTCCGACCCGGCTGCTCCTGATCGGTTTACCGTTGACGATCGTGGCTGGGTTCGGCACTGGCTATCTGATCTTTGACGAACTAACGATCTTCGAGTTGGCCTTGCTGGCAACGATGCTGGCCCCCACAGATGCAGCCCTCGGACAGGCTGTCGTTACCAACAAAGCAGTCCCAGACTCGGTACGTGCAAGTCTAAATGTAGAAAGCGGCCTGAACGATGGCATTTGTGTCCCCGTTTTGCTATTTTTTTTGGCCTGTGCCTCCGGATCCGTGGACGGTGCTCCCTTATCGCTGATCATCCGGCTGACCCTGGAAGCAATCGGAATTGGCACCGTGGTTGGTGTCGCGCTGGCAATGGTTGGCAGTTTTTCGCTGCAACGAGCTTACGCCGCTAATTGGCTCAGCGGCGCCTGGGTTCAAATCCCCGTCGTCGCCATGGCAATGTGTTGCTTCGGCCTGTCTCAGTGGCTGGGGGGTAGCGGTTTCATCAGTTCGTTCGTTGGCGGACTCGTCTTCGGTAGACTCACCCAAAAACACCAGGTCAAGGCAGAAGTGCTAAACGGAGCTGAGGGAGCTGGCAGCGTGATGTCGATGCTCACTTGGTTCGCGTTCGGCGCTGTTGTGTTTGGGCAAGCACTCCAACAGATCAGTTGGCAAACGATTCTCTACGCAATTTTGAGTCTGACCATTGTGCGAATCCTACCCGTTCTACTTTGCCTGTCGGGCGTAGCAATGCGTTGGGATACCAAGCTATTCGTGGGCTGGTTCGGCCCACGAGGTTTAGCCAGCATCGTATTCATTGTGCTTGTGATCGGCCAAGAACTCCCCGGGGCAACCAGACTGACTGACGTCGTCACTTGGACGGTCGCGTTGAGCATTGTTGCACACGGTCTGTCAGCCTTGCCATTCACCAAGCTCTACGTCAAGCGACTCGCTGCTCGAAACAACGTGCTGTGA